A window from Pseudomonas alloputida encodes these proteins:
- a CDS encoding DUF4265 domain-containing protein — protein sequence MNSAYKKVLFRLEQDENGYPPASVEGLWAKAVEGGYAIDNIPFHVYGIAPGDVIDTREEAGETWFAQLRHSSGSSVFRVVVKPPETLDQVRAALLDFGCACETEQAVKMLAVEVPPQRSLDTLLYYLLTQREAGLLDFEEGVLRHAIPEEFR from the coding sequence ATGAACAGCGCGTACAAAAAGGTCCTGTTCCGCCTGGAACAGGACGAGAACGGCTACCCACCGGCCTCGGTCGAGGGCCTGTGGGCCAAGGCCGTGGAAGGCGGCTATGCCATCGACAACATACCCTTCCATGTCTATGGCATCGCCCCGGGCGACGTGATCGACACCCGCGAGGAAGCAGGCGAAACCTGGTTCGCACAACTGCGCCACAGCAGCGGCAGCTCGGTGTTCCGGGTGGTCGTCAAACCACCGGAAACCCTCGACCAGGTACGCGCAGCATTGCTGGATTTCGGCTGCGCCTGTGAAACCGAACAAGCAGTGAAGATGTTGGCGGTCGAGGTCCCGCCGCAACGCTCGCTCGATACCCTGCTCTACTACCTGCTCACCCAGCGCGAAGCCGGCCTGCTGGACTTCGAGGAAGGCGTGTTGCGCCACGCCATCCCCGAAGAGTTCCGCTAG
- a CDS encoding DMT family transporter has product MSPIALARLLTLAAVWGASFLFMRIIAPELGTVPTAFFRVSIACLGLIVILAAARVRWNFQGKLGACLVLGMINSGIPATFYSVAAQVLPAGYSAIFNATTPLMGVLVGVLFFREPMTLAKLCGIFLGLFGVGILSGAGPVALDMALLQGALACLAATTCYGFAGFLARRWISGLDSRLSALGSMLGATLMLTPLFGWSALTQPPASWGGWEVWLSLLGLGLLCTAFAYILYFRLLEEIGPVKASTVTFLIPVFGVLWGAWLLNEPLSMAHLYGGLLIGLALWLVLRPARS; this is encoded by the coding sequence GTGAGCCCCATCGCCCTAGCCCGCCTGCTGACCCTTGCCGCCGTCTGGGGAGCGAGTTTCCTGTTCATGCGCATCATCGCCCCCGAACTGGGCACGGTGCCGACCGCGTTCTTCCGGGTCTCCATCGCCTGTCTGGGCCTGATCGTGATACTGGCCGCCGCCCGTGTGCGCTGGAACTTCCAGGGCAAGCTCGGCGCGTGCCTGGTGCTGGGCATGATCAACTCCGGCATCCCCGCCACCTTCTACTCGGTGGCGGCCCAGGTGCTGCCGGCCGGCTATTCGGCGATCTTCAACGCCACCACCCCGTTGATGGGCGTGCTGGTCGGCGTACTGTTCTTCCGCGAGCCAATGACCCTGGCCAAACTCTGCGGCATCTTCCTTGGCCTGTTCGGCGTCGGCATCCTTAGCGGCGCCGGCCCGGTGGCACTGGACATGGCCCTGCTGCAAGGCGCCCTCGCCTGCCTGGCGGCCACCACCTGCTACGGCTTTGCCGGGTTCCTCGCCCGCCGCTGGATCAGCGGCCTGGACAGCCGTCTTTCCGCACTGGGCAGCATGCTCGGCGCAACGCTGATGCTGACCCCGCTGTTCGGCTGGAGCGCACTCACCCAACCGCCCGCCAGCTGGGGGGGCTGGGAGGTGTGGTTGTCGTTGCTGGGGCTGGGTTTGCTGTGCACCGCCTTTGCCTACATCCTGTACTTCCGCCTGCTCGAAGAAATCGGCCCGGTAAAAGCCAGCACCGTAACGTTCCTGATCCCGGTATTCGGCGTATTGTGGGGGGCATGGCTGCTGAATGAGCCGTTGTCGATGGCGCATCTATACGGCGGCCTGCTGATTGGCCTGGCCTTGTGGCTGGTGCTGCGCCCGGCGCGCAGTTGA
- the aceK gene encoding bifunctional isocitrate dehydrogenase kinase/phosphatase, producing MSQPWPAVEIARMILAGFDDYRDHFQRITLGARQRFEQARWQDIQQAAAARINLYEEKVAEVNGWLRQAFAAEVLLDVEQWPLVKNAYIHLIDPRLDDELAETWYNSLFCSLFSHDLISDGCMFIHTTRPSMRGRERAAQTRTYRLDGSLRNLLRAVFADYPFDMPYGDLEGDLARLEEQLRECLPDWVCKDPALAVELFVPVLYRNKGAYLVGRLYNSDEQWPLVIPLLHREGHGIEADALITDEAEVSIIFSFTRSYFMADVPVPAEFVNFLKRILPGKHIAELYTSIGFYKQGKSEFYRALINHLASSDDRFVMAPGVRGMVMSVFTLPGFNTVFKIIKDRFSPSKTVDRATVIDKYRLVKSVDRVGRMADTQEFADFRFPRSKFEPDCLAELLEVAPSTVALEGDTVLIRHCWTERRMTPLNLYLEQATEGQVLEALEDYGLAIKQLAAANIFPGDMLLKNFGVTRHGRVVFYDYDEISFLTEVNFRHIPPPRYPEDEMSGEPWYSIGPHDVFPEEFPPFLFADMGQRRLFSRLHGELYDADYWKGLQAAIREGKVIDVFPYRRKAR from the coding sequence ATGTCCCAGCCCTGGCCCGCTGTCGAAATCGCCCGGATGATCCTCGCCGGCTTCGACGACTACCGCGATCATTTCCAGCGCATCACCCTGGGTGCTCGCCAGCGCTTCGAACAGGCGCGCTGGCAGGATATCCAGCAGGCCGCCGCTGCCCGCATCAATCTCTACGAAGAGAAAGTCGCCGAAGTCAACGGTTGGCTGCGCCAGGCCTTTGCTGCAGAGGTGCTGCTGGATGTGGAACAGTGGCCGCTGGTGAAAAACGCCTATATCCACCTGATCGACCCCCGCCTGGACGACGAGTTGGCAGAGACCTGGTACAACTCGCTGTTTTGCAGCCTCTTCAGCCATGACCTGATCAGCGACGGCTGCATGTTCATCCACACTACCCGGCCTTCCATGCGCGGCCGCGAGCGCGCCGCGCAAACCCGTACCTATCGGCTTGACGGCAGTCTCAGGAACTTGCTGCGCGCGGTGTTCGCCGATTACCCGTTCGACATGCCCTATGGCGACCTGGAAGGCGACCTGGCGCGGCTGGAAGAACAACTGCGCGAATGCCTGCCCGACTGGGTGTGCAAGGACCCGGCGCTGGCCGTGGAGCTGTTTGTACCCGTGCTTTACCGCAACAAGGGGGCCTATCTGGTCGGCCGCCTGTACAACAGCGATGAGCAGTGGCCGTTGGTGATTCCCTTGCTGCACCGCGAGGGCCACGGCATCGAGGCCGATGCGCTGATTACCGACGAGGCCGAGGTGTCGATCATCTTTTCGTTCACCCGCTCTTACTTCATGGCCGATGTCCCGGTGCCCGCCGAGTTCGTCAATTTCCTCAAGCGCATCCTGCCGGGCAAGCACATTGCCGAGCTGTATACCTCGATCGGGTTCTACAAGCAGGGCAAGTCGGAGTTCTACCGCGCACTGATCAACCACCTGGCCAGCAGTGATGACCGCTTTGTCATGGCACCAGGGGTGCGGGGCATGGTCATGAGCGTGTTCACCTTGCCCGGCTTCAATACGGTGTTCAAGATCATCAAGGACCGCTTCTCGCCATCGAAAACCGTGGATCGCGCCACGGTGATCGACAAGTATCGGCTGGTGAAGAGTGTCGACCGGGTGGGGCGTATGGCCGACACCCAGGAGTTTGCCGATTTTCGCTTTCCGCGCAGCAAGTTCGAGCCGGATTGCCTGGCCGAGTTGCTGGAGGTGGCGCCGTCGACGGTGGCGCTGGAGGGCGACACGGTGCTGATCCGCCACTGTTGGACCGAGCGGCGCATGACGCCGTTGAACCTGTACCTGGAGCAGGCCACCGAAGGCCAGGTGCTGGAGGCGCTGGAGGACTACGGCCTGGCCATCAAGCAGTTGGCGGCGGCGAACATCTTCCCCGGCGACATGTTGCTGAAGAACTTTGGTGTGACCCGTCATGGCCGGGTCGTGTTCTACGACTATGACGAAATCAGCTTCCTGACCGAGGTGAATTTCCGCCACATTCCGCCACCGCGTTACCCGGAGGACGAAATGTCGGGCGAGCCGTGGTACTCGATCGGGCCGCATGATGTGTTCCCCGAAGAGTTTCCGCCGTTTCTGTTTGCCGATATGGGCCAGCGGCGGTTGTTCAGCCGCTTGCATGGGGAACTGTATGACGCGGATTACTGGAAGGGGCTGCAGGCGGCGATACGTGAGGGGAAAGTGATCGATGTGTTTCCGTATCGGCGCAAGGCCCGGTGA
- a CDS encoding DUF6279 family lipoprotein, which yields MPLRLPKALLIAIGFALALAACSRIDLAYRNLDRLVPWSLSDYLDMNREQRALLDDRLREHLAWHCKTQLPGYLDWLDRLRDMVADDQVTDQALQQSTREVREAIGRLAEEITPSATELLRGMSDNQVAQMREAFREDISERQKQYVDTPLPKQMARRSERMEKRLTPWFGELTAVQKQRIQAWSQALGDQNREWIANRAHWQQQLLLAMNQRNDSSFEPRLATLLQRKESLWTPEYRAAYRNSEQQARSLLVDLVRQSTPQQRRFLQERLGKVRTHLSEMKCLKA from the coding sequence ATGCCGCTACGCCTGCCCAAAGCCCTGCTTATCGCCATCGGCTTCGCCCTGGCCTTGGCCGCCTGCAGCCGCATCGACCTGGCCTATCGCAACCTCGACCGCCTGGTGCCGTGGTCGCTGAGCGACTACCTGGACATGAACCGCGAGCAAAGGGCGCTGCTGGATGATCGGTTGCGCGAGCACCTGGCCTGGCATTGCAAGACTCAACTGCCCGGCTACCTCGACTGGCTCGACCGGCTACGTGACATGGTCGCCGACGACCAGGTCACCGACCAGGCCCTGCAGCAAAGCACCCGCGAGGTCCGTGAGGCAATTGGTCGATTGGCCGAGGAAATCACCCCTTCGGCCACCGAACTGCTGCGCGGCATGAGCGACAACCAGGTAGCGCAGATGCGTGAGGCCTTCCGCGAAGACATCAGTGAACGGCAGAAGCAGTATGTGGATACGCCATTGCCCAAGCAGATGGCCCGCCGTAGCGAACGCATGGAAAAACGCCTGACGCCATGGTTTGGCGAGTTGACGGCGGTACAGAAGCAACGCATCCAGGCCTGGTCTCAAGCGCTGGGTGACCAGAACCGTGAATGGATCGCCAACCGTGCCCACTGGCAGCAGCAACTGCTGTTGGCAATGAACCAGCGCAACGACTCCAGCTTCGAACCGCGCCTGGCGACCTTGTTGCAACGCAAGGAGAGTTTGTGGACACCCGAATACCGGGCGGCGTATCGGAATAGCGAGCAGCAGGCACGCAGCCTGCTGGTGGACCTGGTGCGGCAGAGCACCCCGCAGCAACGGAGGTTCCTGCAGGAACGGTTGGGCAAGGTGCGTACCCATTTGAGCGAGATGAAGTGTTTGAAGGCGTGA
- a CDS encoding CvfB family protein: MALLGRYNSLQIVKHVDFGLYLDGGADGEILLPGRYIPKNAETEVDDWLNVFIYLDSEDQLIATTEKPKVQVGEFASLKVKDINGAGIFLDWGLSKDLLMPYSEEARPLKIGDYCVVHVYLDKRTRRITATSRLDRYLDVTPADYKVGQPVELLVAGETPMGFKAIINNRHWGLIHKNEVFKFLRSGMHEKGFIKEVRQDGKISLSLQPVGAALADTLQEQIMARLEAEGGVLGVCDKSDPALISKLFNVSKGNFKKAIGGLFKQGLIVIHDDRIEKA; this comes from the coding sequence ATGGCTCTGCTTGGGCGTTACAACAGTTTGCAAATCGTGAAACACGTGGACTTCGGTCTGTACCTGGACGGCGGCGCCGATGGCGAAATCCTGCTGCCCGGGCGCTACATCCCGAAAAACGCCGAGACCGAGGTCGATGACTGGTTGAACGTGTTCATCTACCTGGACAGCGAAGACCAGCTGATCGCCACCACCGAGAAGCCCAAGGTGCAGGTCGGCGAGTTCGCCAGCCTGAAGGTCAAGGACATCAACGGTGCCGGTATCTTCCTGGACTGGGGCCTGTCCAAGGACTTGCTGATGCCGTACTCGGAAGAGGCTCGGCCACTGAAGATCGGTGATTACTGCGTGGTGCACGTGTACCTCGACAAGCGCACCCGCCGGATCACTGCCACGTCGCGCCTGGACCGCTACCTCGATGTCACCCCGGCCGACTACAAGGTTGGCCAGCCGGTCGAGCTGCTGGTGGCCGGCGAAACGCCGATGGGCTTCAAGGCCATCATCAACAACCGCCACTGGGGCCTGATCCACAAGAACGAGGTGTTCAAGTTCTTGCGCTCGGGCATGCACGAGAAGGGCTTCATCAAGGAAGTGCGCCAGGACGGCAAGATTTCACTGAGCCTGCAGCCGGTAGGCGCCGCCCTGGCGGACACCCTGCAAGAGCAGATCATGGCGCGCCTGGAAGCCGAAGGCGGGGTGTTGGGGGTGTGCGACAAGAGTGACCCTGCGTTGATCAGCAAGCTGTTCAACGTCAGCAAGGGCAACTTCAAGAAGGCCATTGGCGGGTTGTTCAAGCAGGGCCTGATCGTCATCCATGACGATCGCATCGAGAAAGCCTGA
- a CDS encoding CsbD family protein translates to MSGTKDKAKGLANEAIGNVKQGVGKVTDNEKLRAEGKAQELKGEAQQVKGNVKDAVKKP, encoded by the coding sequence ATGAGCGGTACTAAAGACAAAGCGAAAGGCTTGGCCAACGAAGCGATCGGCAACGTGAAACAGGGTGTTGGCAAGGTGACCGACAACGAAAAGCTGCGGGCCGAAGGCAAGGCGCAGGAGCTCAAAGGCGAGGCGCAGCAGGTCAAGGGAAATGTGAAGGATGCGGTGAAGAAGCCTTGA
- a CDS encoding YihY/virulence factor BrkB family protein, whose amino-acid sequence MIFPDLRGLPLHRVLVRTVKEFLDDEMSTYASALAYQALFSLFPFLLFLIALIGFLHLPDFFSWLRLQSELVLPPQALEQVNPVIDQLQQSKGGLLSVGIVIALWTASAGVRLMMSAMNAAYDVSEGRPVWKRIPLSIFYTVGLAGMLLAAAALMVLGPQVMEWIAAQIGMQEFIVTLWTILRWPVIIILLMVAVALIYYVMPDVKQQFRFITPGSVLAVVVWIVASLGFAYYVKTFADYNAMYGSIGAIIVLLLYFYISAAVLLLGAEMNAVIEHMSAEGKNPGEKDFDGEKPKETLTVLGHEHPNPSKPHSVEPNP is encoded by the coding sequence ATGATTTTCCCCGACCTGCGCGGCTTGCCCCTGCACCGCGTGCTGGTTCGCACCGTCAAGGAATTCCTCGACGACGAGATGTCCACCTATGCCTCAGCGCTGGCCTACCAGGCGCTGTTCTCGCTATTCCCCTTCCTGTTGTTCCTGATTGCCCTGATCGGTTTCCTACATTTGCCGGACTTTTTCTCCTGGCTGCGTCTGCAATCGGAACTGGTGTTGCCGCCCCAGGCGCTGGAGCAGGTGAACCCGGTGATCGACCAGCTGCAACAATCCAAGGGTGGGCTGCTGTCGGTGGGTATCGTGATCGCCCTGTGGACCGCCTCCGCCGGCGTGCGCCTGATGATGAGCGCCATGAACGCCGCTTACGATGTGTCCGAAGGTCGCCCGGTGTGGAAGCGTATCCCGCTTTCCATTTTCTACACCGTGGGCCTGGCTGGCATGCTGCTGGCGGCCGCAGCTCTGATGGTGCTGGGCCCGCAGGTGATGGAATGGATAGCTGCCCAGATCGGCATGCAGGAGTTCATCGTCACACTGTGGACCATCCTGCGCTGGCCGGTGATCATCATTCTGCTGATGGTGGCAGTGGCCCTGATCTATTACGTGATGCCTGATGTGAAACAGCAGTTTCGCTTCATCACCCCGGGCTCGGTGCTGGCGGTTGTGGTGTGGATCGTGGCCTCCCTGGGCTTTGCCTACTACGTGAAGACCTTTGCCGACTACAACGCCATGTACGGCAGCATTGGTGCAATCATCGTGCTGTTGCTGTATTTCTATATTTCGGCTGCCGTGCTGCTGCTCGGCGCCGAAATGAATGCGGTGATCGAGCACATGTCAGCCGAAGGCAAGAACCCGGGCGAGAAAGACTTCGACGGGGAAAAGCCCAAGGAAACCTTGACTGTACTGGGTCACGAGCACCCAAACCCGAGCAAGCCTCATAGCGTCGAGCCGAACCCCTGA
- the def gene encoding peptide deformylase — MIRDILKMGDERLLRIAPPVPEHMLGSAELQQLIDDMFETMRHVGGVGLAAPQVGIDLQLVIFGFERSERYPDAEAVPQTILLNPVITPTSSEVEDGWEGCLSVPGLRGVVPRFKHICYQGIDPQGSPINRFADGFHARVVQHECDHLIGRLYPSRIQDFAKFGYTEVLFPGLEVSED; from the coding sequence ATGATCCGTGACATTCTCAAGATGGGCGACGAACGCCTGCTGCGCATCGCTCCGCCAGTGCCCGAGCACATGCTTGGCAGTGCCGAACTGCAGCAACTGATCGACGACATGTTCGAAACCATGCGTCACGTCGGCGGTGTGGGCCTGGCCGCCCCGCAGGTCGGCATCGACCTGCAGTTGGTGATCTTCGGCTTCGAGCGCAGCGAGCGATACCCCGATGCCGAGGCGGTGCCGCAGACCATTTTGCTGAATCCGGTCATCACCCCGACCTCCAGCGAGGTCGAGGACGGCTGGGAGGGGTGTCTGTCGGTGCCTGGCTTGCGCGGCGTGGTGCCGCGCTTCAAGCATATCTGCTACCAAGGGATCGACCCCCAGGGCAGCCCGATCAACCGCTTTGCCGATGGCTTCCATGCACGAGTGGTGCAACACGAGTGCGACCACTTGATCGGCCGGCTATACCCCTCGCGCATCCAGGACTTTGCCAAGTTCGGCTACACCGAGGTGCTGTTCCCTGGGCTCGAGGTCAGCGAGGACTGA
- a CDS encoding GNAT family N-acetyltransferase: MRAASDAELWVARAPGIIAGLSLSAVGEGFWLTGLFVAPQRRNQGVAARLVEAALAQVGGPVWLFCHPDLMPFYQRLGFDLAQQLPEALASRLLRYQRNKRLVALQRSQSSLTSSPGNSTSV, from the coding sequence ATGCGCGCTGCAAGCGACGCCGAACTGTGGGTAGCACGGGCCCCTGGCATCATCGCCGGGCTGAGCCTGAGTGCGGTGGGTGAGGGATTCTGGCTGACGGGCCTGTTCGTCGCCCCGCAGCGGCGCAACCAAGGGGTGGCTGCGCGATTGGTCGAGGCCGCGCTGGCGCAGGTTGGCGGGCCCGTCTGGCTGTTCTGTCACCCCGACCTGATGCCCTTCTACCAGCGCCTGGGTTTCGACCTGGCCCAACAGCTGCCAGAAGCCCTGGCCAGCCGCCTGCTACGCTATCAGCGCAACAAACGCCTGGTAGCCCTGCAGCGAAGTCAGTCCTCGCTGACCTCGAGCCCAGGGAACAGCACCTCGGTGTAG
- a CDS encoding DUF2790 domain-containing protein, with protein sequence MKPLLILALVGMSSFALADEAKPVSSEPVAQQYDYSMNLDIKRVINLSTIPNVCEVVPATMTYEDHQGQVHTIQYRAMGEGCQQG encoded by the coding sequence ATGAAACCATTACTGATTCTTGCATTGGTCGGTATGTCCTCGTTCGCCCTCGCCGATGAGGCCAAACCCGTCTCCAGCGAGCCTGTGGCTCAGCAGTACGACTACTCGATGAACCTGGACATCAAGCGGGTGATCAACCTGTCGACCATCCCCAATGTCTGCGAAGTGGTACCTGCGACCATGACCTATGAAGACCATCAGGGCCAGGTGCACACCATTCAGTACCGGGCCATGGGTGAAGGTTGCCAGCAGGGTTGA
- a CDS encoding YybH family protein, protein MSTAAESEIRQLIERWMQAVRDRDIPGIIAPYADDIVAFDAIQALQFKGKSAYTAHWEMCMGMCTGPMVFELAQLTVHAAGDLALAHWLNRCGPGDDESQCGFMRATVGYRRQGGQWQVIHEHWSAPFDMETQKALFDLKP, encoded by the coding sequence ATGAGCACCGCAGCCGAATCCGAAATCCGCCAATTGATCGAGCGCTGGATGCAAGCCGTGCGCGATCGCGACATCCCGGGCATCATCGCCCCCTACGCCGACGATATCGTCGCCTTCGATGCCATCCAGGCTCTGCAATTCAAAGGCAAGTCGGCCTACACGGCGCACTGGGAAATGTGCATGGGCATGTGCACCGGCCCCATGGTGTTCGAACTTGCCCAACTCACCGTGCACGCCGCTGGCGATCTGGCCCTGGCCCATTGGCTGAACCGCTGCGGCCCGGGCGACGACGAAAGCCAGTGCGGCTTCATGCGCGCCACGGTGGGCTATCGTCGTCAAGGCGGCCAGTGGCAGGTAATCCACGAACACTGGTCGGCGCCTTTCGACATGGAAACGCAAAAAGCGCTGTTTGATCTCAAGCCCTGA
- a CDS encoding YciI family protein, producing the protein MKYLCLVYCDEGLLHSLPDSPADAECMAYAEAIHGSGRMLAAEALKPVQTATTVRMRNGHMSLTDGPFAETKEQLAGFYLVEARDLNEALNIAKGIPAARVGSVEVRPVRELQP; encoded by the coding sequence ATGAAATACCTGTGCCTGGTCTATTGTGACGAGGGGCTGTTGCACAGCCTGCCCGACAGCCCGGCAGACGCCGAATGCATGGCCTACGCCGAAGCCATTCACGGTTCCGGGCGCATGCTGGCGGCCGAGGCGCTGAAGCCGGTGCAGACGGCCACCACGGTACGCATGCGCAACGGACACATGAGCCTGACAGACGGCCCGTTCGCCGAAACCAAGGAGCAACTGGCGGGCTTTTACCTGGTGGAGGCCCGCGACCTCAACGAAGCGCTGAATATCGCCAAGGGCATCCCTGCCGCGCGGGTCGGTAGTGTCGAGGTGCGACCAGTGCGCGAGCTGCAACCCTGA
- a CDS encoding SRPBCC family protein, translated as MSLAPIAQAQHELSISRLIDAPPAKVFRAWTEPQWLMQWWGPHGMTTPECEMQLWAGGLFRTLMRAPDGCEYPNQGVFLEIAAPRRLVFTDAFGPGWVPSDKAFMTAVISFDEEQGKTRYTARAWHWNATDCRAHEEMGFHQGWGESLDRLVEVVTQRMPD; from the coding sequence ATGAGCCTTGCACCCATTGCCCAGGCGCAACACGAGTTGTCCATCAGCCGCCTGATCGACGCACCACCGGCCAAGGTATTTCGCGCCTGGACCGAACCCCAGTGGCTGATGCAGTGGTGGGGGCCGCACGGCATGACCACCCCGGAGTGTGAGATGCAACTGTGGGCCGGTGGCCTGTTTCGCACCCTGATGCGCGCGCCGGATGGCTGCGAGTACCCCAACCAGGGCGTCTTTCTGGAAATTGCCGCGCCACGCCGGCTGGTGTTCACCGATGCCTTCGGCCCCGGTTGGGTACCGTCGGACAAGGCCTTCATGACCGCCGTGATCAGCTTTGACGAGGAACAGGGCAAAACCCGCTACACCGCCCGTGCCTGGCACTGGAATGCCACCGACTGCCGGGCCCATGAAGAAATGGGCTTCCACCAGGGCTGGGGAGAAAGCCTGGACCGCCTGGTGGAGGTGGTGACCCAGCGGATGCCCGACTGA
- a CDS encoding RNA polymerase sigma factor: MAALAQVRAEVEAVYRQESRRILATLIRLLGDFDLAEEAMHDAFFIAVERWQRDGIPANPRAWLVSVGRFKAIDALRRRVRFDRSQADLSMLLEGQAQDPSEEELLADDRLRLIFTCCHPALSADAQVPLTLREVCDLTTEQIARAFLQSPATIAQRIVRAKAKIRDAGIPYQVPELSELPERLESVLRVIYLVFNEGYSASSGETLLQQALSDEAIRLARLLVQLLPDPEAVGLLALMLLQASRQRARIDGQGDLVVLEQQDRSLWDRQFIAEGCALVRQALQSRAFGAYTVQAAIAAVHAEAATAEETDWGEIVGLYDVLQRYWPSAVVALNRAVALAKRDGPEAGLREVEGILARGELLDYHLAHAARAELHCQLGQVQEARAAWQQALALTRQAPERRHIERRLQAIE, translated from the coding sequence ATGGCCGCACTGGCCCAGGTGCGTGCCGAAGTCGAGGCTGTGTACCGGCAGGAGTCGCGGCGCATACTGGCGACACTGATCCGCTTGCTGGGTGATTTCGACCTGGCCGAGGAGGCCATGCATGATGCCTTCTTCATTGCCGTCGAACGCTGGCAACGCGACGGTATCCCCGCCAACCCGCGAGCGTGGCTGGTTTCTGTCGGGCGCTTCAAGGCCATTGACGCGCTGCGCCGGCGCGTCCGCTTCGACCGCTCCCAGGCTGACTTGAGCATGCTGCTGGAGGGTCAGGCGCAGGACCCCAGTGAAGAAGAGCTGCTGGCGGATGACCGCCTGCGGCTGATCTTCACCTGTTGCCATCCGGCCCTGTCGGCCGACGCTCAGGTGCCGTTGACGCTTCGCGAAGTCTGCGACCTGACCACCGAGCAGATCGCCCGCGCCTTTCTGCAAAGCCCGGCCACCATCGCCCAGCGTATCGTGCGCGCCAAGGCCAAGATCCGTGACGCGGGCATACCGTACCAGGTACCGGAGCTGAGTGAACTGCCCGAGCGCCTGGAAAGCGTGTTGCGGGTGATCTACCTGGTGTTCAACGAGGGCTATTCGGCGTCATCGGGCGAGACACTGCTGCAGCAGGCGCTGAGCGATGAAGCCATTCGCCTGGCGCGGTTGCTGGTGCAGTTGCTGCCCGACCCGGAGGCGGTCGGCCTGCTGGCGTTGATGTTGCTGCAGGCGTCCCGGCAGCGGGCGCGCATCGATGGCCAAGGCGATTTGGTGGTTCTGGAGCAGCAGGACCGTAGCTTGTGGGACCGGCAGTTCATTGCCGAGGGCTGTGCTCTGGTTCGCCAGGCCCTGCAGAGCCGTGCATTCGGGGCCTATACCGTCCAGGCGGCGATTGCTGCCGTGCATGCCGAAGCGGCGACGGCTGAAGAGACGGACTGGGGAGAAATCGTCGGGCTGTATGACGTGTTGCAGCGGTATTGGCCATCAGCGGTGGTGGCGCTTAACCGCGCGGTGGCGCTGGCGAAGCGGGATGGGCCGGAGGCTGGCTTGCGGGAAGTCGAAGGGATTCTGGCGCGGGGGGAGTTGCTGGACTATCACCTGGCACATGCGGCACGCGCCGAGTTGCATTGCCAGCTGGGACAGGTGCAAGAGGCGCGTGCGGCCTGGCAGCAGGCGCTGGCCTTGACCCGGCAGGCGCCTGAACGGCGGCATATCGAGCGGCGTTTGCAGGCTATCGAATGA
- a CDS encoding MaoC family dehydratase — protein sequence MSQVTNTPYEALEVGQKAEYKKSVEERDIQLFAAMSGDHNPVHLDAEFAAKSMFRERIAHGMFSGALISAAVACTLPGPGTIYLGQQMSFQKPVKIGDTLTVRLEILEKLPKFKVRIATNVYNQNDELVVAGEAEILAPRKQQTVELVSPPNFVAS from the coding sequence ATGTCCCAGGTCACCAACACGCCTTACGAAGCCCTCGAAGTCGGCCAGAAGGCCGAGTACAAGAAGTCCGTTGAAGAACGCGACATCCAGCTGTTCGCCGCGATGTCCGGTGACCACAACCCGGTTCACCTGGATGCCGAGTTCGCCGCCAAGAGCATGTTCCGCGAACGTATTGCCCATGGCATGTTCAGCGGCGCGCTGATCAGTGCGGCAGTGGCCTGCACCCTGCCTGGCCCTGGCACCATCTACCTGGGCCAGCAGATGAGCTTCCAGAAACCGGTGAAAATCGGCGACACCCTGACCGTGCGCCTGGAGATCCTCGAGAAGCTGCCCAAGTTCAAGGTGCGCATCGCCACCAATGTGTACAACCAGAACGACGAGCTGGTGGTCGCGGGTGAAGCCGAGATCCTGGCGCCGCGCAAGCAGCAGACCGTCGAGCTGGTATCGCCGCCGAACTTTGTGGCGAGCTGA